A window from Esox lucius isolate fEsoLuc1 chromosome 16, fEsoLuc1.pri, whole genome shotgun sequence encodes these proteins:
- the LOC114829761 gene encoding uncharacterized protein LOC114829761 isoform X3, with protein sequence MDLRQKILFASQEADSSLKYDPVLVQSLFMHTVLTGLQSDNIKGDLQPYLLQTDTSDELLLEKLNISHANEKERQDKKKHSAPSRVTNVNTVQSSEALVEKKSAASQSPASLPPDLLAEIKEMRSDIVLLKDLKAEICQIRETIQRPAPALPQYLPPSREPATVPSPYPVFSPPQSSPYQTESNEMPYFHQQSPAAVQEYRPTFGPGRMRETAQFQQRFAPQRFYPARRPQPKCPSCTQAGSSTRKPIQIATPSPEYRTLWTPWEGTPSFHCWIRNV encoded by the exons ATGGACTTAAGACAAAAAATCCTGTTTGCTTCTCAGGAAGCTGATTCAAGTCTAAAATATGACCCGGTACTAGTTCAGAGTCTGTTTATGCATACAGTTCTAACTGGCCTTCAGAGTGACAATATTAAAGGTGACCTGCAGCCCTACCTCCTCCAGACAGATACCTCAGATGAGCTGCTGTTGGAGAAACTGAACATTTCACATGCcaatgaaaaagagagacaggacaaaAAGAAACACTCTGCCCCATCACGTGTAACTAATGTGAATACAGTCCAGTCAAGTGAAGCTCTGGTGGAAAAGAAAAGTGCCGCCTCACAAAGCCCAGCTTCACTTCCCCCTGATCTGCTcgctgaaataaaagaaatgcgCTCTGACATAGTGCTATTGAAAGACTTGAAAGCTGAGATCTGTCAAATCAGGGAAACAATCCAAAGACCCGCCCCTGCACTGCCACAGTACCTTCCACCAAGCAGAGAACCAGCAACTGTGCCCTCTCCTTACCCAGTATTCTCACCCCCCCAATCCTCACCTTATCAGACTGAGTCAAATGAAATGCCATATTTCCACCAGCAGTCACCAGCAGCAGTGCAGGAGTATCGACCAACATTCGGGCCTGGACGGATGAGAGAGACGGCCCAGTTCCAGCAGAGGTTTGCACCGCAGAGGTTTTACCCAGCGCGACGCCCTCAGCCAAAATGTCCCTCATGTACTCAAGCAG ggagCTCAACAAGAAAACCCATCCAGATCGCCACCCCATCCCCAGAGTACAGGACATTATGGACACCCTGGGAGGGAACACCCTCTTTTCACTGCTGGATCAGG AACGTTTGA
- the LOC114829761 gene encoding uncharacterized protein LOC114829761 isoform X2, producing MDLRQKILFASQEADSSLKYDPVLVQSLFMHTVLTGLQSDNIKGDLQPYLLQTDTSDELLLEKLNISHANEKERQDKKKHSAPSRVTNVNTVQSSEALVEKKSAASQSPASLPPDLLAEIKEMRSDIVLLKDLKAEICQIRETIQRPAPALPQYLPPSREPATVPSPYPVFSPPQSSPYQTESNEMPYFHQQSPAAVQEYRPTFGPGRMRETAQFQQRFAPQRFYPARRPQPKCPSCTQAGSSTRKPIQIATPSPEYRTLWTPWEGTPSFHCWIRQNV from the exons ATGGACTTAAGACAAAAAATCCTGTTTGCTTCTCAGGAAGCTGATTCAAGTCTAAAATATGACCCGGTACTAGTTCAGAGTCTGTTTATGCATACAGTTCTAACTGGCCTTCAGAGTGACAATATTAAAGGTGACCTGCAGCCCTACCTCCTCCAGACAGATACCTCAGATGAGCTGCTGTTGGAGAAACTGAACATTTCACATGCcaatgaaaaagagagacaggacaaaAAGAAACACTCTGCCCCATCACGTGTAACTAATGTGAATACAGTCCAGTCAAGTGAAGCTCTGGTGGAAAAGAAAAGTGCCGCCTCACAAAGCCCAGCTTCACTTCCCCCTGATCTGCTcgctgaaataaaagaaatgcgCTCTGACATAGTGCTATTGAAAGACTTGAAAGCTGAGATCTGTCAAATCAGGGAAACAATCCAAAGACCCGCCCCTGCACTGCCACAGTACCTTCCACCAAGCAGAGAACCAGCAACTGTGCCCTCTCCTTACCCAGTATTCTCACCCCCCCAATCCTCACCTTATCAGACTGAGTCAAATGAAATGCCATATTTCCACCAGCAGTCACCAGCAGCAGTGCAGGAGTATCGACCAACATTCGGGCCTGGACGGATGAGAGAGACGGCCCAGTTCCAGCAGAGGTTTGCACCGCAGAGGTTTTACCCAGCGCGACGCCCTCAGCCAAAATGTCCCTCATGTACTCAAGCAG ggagCTCAACAAGAAAACCCATCCAGATCGCCACCCCATCCCCAGAGTACAGGACATTATGGACACCCTGGGAGGGAACACCCTCTTTTCACTGCTGGATCAGG CAGAACGTTTGA
- the LOC114829761 gene encoding uncharacterized protein LOC114829761 isoform X1, with protein MDLRQKILFASQEADSSLKYDPVLVQSLFMHTVLTGLQSDNIKGDLQPYLLQTDTSDELLLEKLNISHANEKERQDKKKHSAPSRVTNVNTVQSSEALVEKKSAASQSPASLPPDLLAEIKEMRSDIVLLKDLKAEICQIRETIQRPAPALPQYLPPSREPATVPSPYPVFSPPQSSPYQTESNEMPYFHQQSPAAVQEYRPTFGPGRMRETAQFQQRFAPQRFYPARRPQPKCPSCTQAGSSTRKPIQIATPSPEYRTLWTPWEGTPSFHCWIRVRRTTRDSWQREVDI; from the exons ATGGACTTAAGACAAAAAATCCTGTTTGCTTCTCAGGAAGCTGATTCAAGTCTAAAATATGACCCGGTACTAGTTCAGAGTCTGTTTATGCATACAGTTCTAACTGGCCTTCAGAGTGACAATATTAAAGGTGACCTGCAGCCCTACCTCCTCCAGACAGATACCTCAGATGAGCTGCTGTTGGAGAAACTGAACATTTCACATGCcaatgaaaaagagagacaggacaaaAAGAAACACTCTGCCCCATCACGTGTAACTAATGTGAATACAGTCCAGTCAAGTGAAGCTCTGGTGGAAAAGAAAAGTGCCGCCTCACAAAGCCCAGCTTCACTTCCCCCTGATCTGCTcgctgaaataaaagaaatgcgCTCTGACATAGTGCTATTGAAAGACTTGAAAGCTGAGATCTGTCAAATCAGGGAAACAATCCAAAGACCCGCCCCTGCACTGCCACAGTACCTTCCACCAAGCAGAGAACCAGCAACTGTGCCCTCTCCTTACCCAGTATTCTCACCCCCCCAATCCTCACCTTATCAGACTGAGTCAAATGAAATGCCATATTTCCACCAGCAGTCACCAGCAGCAGTGCAGGAGTATCGACCAACATTCGGGCCTGGACGGATGAGAGAGACGGCCCAGTTCCAGCAGAGGTTTGCACCGCAGAGGTTTTACCCAGCGCGACGCCCTCAGCCAAAATGTCCCTCATGTACTCAAGCAG ggagCTCAACAAGAAAACCCATCCAGATCGCCACCCCATCCCCAGAGTACAGGACATTATGGACACCCTGGGAGGGAACACCCTCTTTTCACTGCTGGATCAGGGTAAGGCGTACCACCAGGGATTCATGGCAAAGGGAAGTAGACATTTGA